One Scomber scombrus chromosome 4, fScoSco1.1, whole genome shotgun sequence genomic region harbors:
- the LOC133979044 gene encoding C-C motif chemokine 20-like, whose amino-acid sequence MAPWGDGKLLFCVLFLTCCIATLAHMPMDCCMSTSRPTIVKQSVVDYRRQVKGQGCPIDAMIFLTRHGKKLCSVTDLPGLSEVMTHVDNLKKRCKDGTYKTKRCFGVNRV is encoded by the exons ATGGCTCCATGGGGTGATGGAAAGCTCCTCTTCTGCGTCCTCTTCCTCACCTGCTGCATAG CGACTTTGGCGCACATGCCCATGGACTGCTGCATGAGTACAAGCAGGCCTACAATTGTAAAACAATCAGTTGTAGACTACCGTCGACAGGTCAAGGGACAGGGCTGCCCTATTGATGCAATGAT TTTTTTGACCAGACATGGGAAGAAACTCTGTTCAGTCACAGACTTGCCGGGGCTCAGTGAGGTGATGACACATGTGGATAACTTGAAGAAACGGTGCAAGGATGGCACATATAAG
- the LOC133978734 gene encoding C-C motif chemokine 21-like, whose product MASRIAALLLLGVICLGFASGQVAIDCCLSTSNKHFPHQIVKSYIIQEAGKGCEISATILKSQRGKNICAPEASKAQWVQDIINHVDKRRARQYKRSEKDG is encoded by the exons ATGGCCTCTCGAATTGCAGCTCTGCTCTTGCTGGGTGTCATCTGCCTTGGATTCGCATCAG GTCAAGTTGCAATTGACTGCTGTCTCTCAACCTCTAACAAGCATTTCCCCCACCAAATCGTCAAAAGCTACATCATCCAGGAAGCTGGGAAGGGCTGCGAAATCAGCGCCACTAT CCTCAAAtcacagagaggaaagaatATTTGTGCACCTGAGGCCAGCAAGGCACAATGGGTGCAAGATATCATCAATCACGTGGATAAGAGACGTGCACGTCA GTATAAAAGGAGTGAGAAAGATGGTTGA